A window of the Xiashengella succiniciproducens genome harbors these coding sequences:
- the truB gene encoding tRNA pseudouridine(55) synthase TruB, protein MEELVNTLRATEKCGPEEFKEGRIILVDKPLGWSSFDVVNKMRNLLRSELGLAKLKVGHAGTLDPLASGLLIICTGRATKKIEQLMGADKEYVAKVTFGASTPSYDLETEPDKHFDTSGIDQDAIITVLNGFEGEQMQAPPMFSAIKKDGKRLYEHARKGVSLEVEKRLVEFKELELINFSDLTATIRVVCSKGTYIRSFAHDLGVAMNSGAHLSGLIRTAIGNLRIENAISIEDFHKLITASKN, encoded by the coding sequence ATGGAAGAACTTGTTAATACACTGAGGGCAACCGAAAAGTGCGGTCCTGAGGAGTTCAAGGAGGGTAGGATAATACTGGTTGACAAACCTTTGGGCTGGTCTTCCTTTGATGTGGTAAACAAGATGAGGAATCTTCTGCGCTCAGAACTGGGACTGGCTAAGTTAAAGGTAGGCCATGCCGGAACATTGGATCCTCTTGCAAGTGGCCTATTGATTATTTGCACAGGAAGAGCAACTAAGAAGATTGAACAGTTAATGGGTGCCGACAAAGAATATGTGGCAAAGGTAACATTCGGAGCAAGCACCCCATCATACGATCTGGAAACGGAGCCTGACAAGCATTTTGACACTAGTGGAATTGACCAGGATGCAATCATAACAGTACTGAATGGTTTTGAAGGAGAACAGATGCAAGCCCCGCCAATGTTCTCTGCTATAAAGAAAGATGGAAAACGACTATATGAGCATGCACGCAAAGGCGTAAGTCTGGAAGTAGAAAAGAGGTTAGTAGAGTTTAAAGAGCTGGAACTAATAAACTTCAGCGACCTTACAGCAACAATAAGGGTTGTTTGCAGTAAGGGAACCTATATAAGGTCCTTTGCTCATGACCTGGGGGTTGCAATGAACAGCGGAGCTCACCTCTCGGGACTGATTAGAACTGCCATAGGCAATCTTAGAATTGAGAATGCGATTAGCATAGAAGATTTTCACAAGTTGATTACAGCATCAAAGAATTGA
- a CDS encoding phosphoadenylyl-sulfate reductase has protein sequence MIGKDEIIQLNNQLKDKAPELILRTLIEKFKPSIALSSSLGAEDQVLTDMIVKIDPSVKIFTLDTGRLFPETYDLIDRTSRKYKIQIEVFFPDKVQVENMVRSKGINLFYESVENRKLCCQVRKLEPLKRAFSGLDAWICGLRASQSITRKDIDIVEWDEVNGLVKINPLASWSEEQLWAYIHEHKVPYNVLHDKGYPSIGCQPCTRAIDKGEDIRAGRWWWENPDTRECGLHKR, from the coding sequence ATGATAGGAAAGGACGAAATAATCCAGCTCAACAATCAGCTAAAAGATAAAGCCCCTGAGCTTATCCTGAGAACTCTGATTGAAAAGTTCAAACCATCTATAGCCTTATCCTCAAGCCTTGGAGCCGAGGATCAGGTGTTGACAGATATGATAGTAAAGATTGACCCATCGGTCAAGATCTTTACCCTGGATACCGGAAGGCTCTTCCCTGAGACCTATGATCTTATTGACAGGACTTCACGCAAATACAAGATCCAGATAGAAGTGTTCTTCCCCGACAAAGTCCAGGTAGAAAACATGGTAAGGTCTAAGGGAATAAACCTGTTCTACGAAAGTGTCGAAAACCGTAAGCTTTGCTGTCAGGTTCGCAAACTGGAGCCTCTGAAAAGAGCTTTTTCCGGACTTGACGCGTGGATTTGTGGTCTAAGAGCATCGCAATCCATTACCCGCAAAGACATTGATATTGTTGAATGGGACGAAGTCAATGGTCTTGTTAAGATCAACCCTCTGGCGAGTTGGTCTGAAGAACAGCTCTGGGCATATATCCATGAGCACAAGGTCCCATACAACGTCCTTCACGACAAAGGATATCCATCTATAGGATGTCAACCCTGTACAAGAGCAATTGACAAAGGTGAAGATATTAGAGCCGGACGCTGGTGGTGGGAAAATCCCGATACCAGAGAATGTGGTTTGCATAAAAGGTAG
- a CDS encoding universal stress protein: MIRILVPLNFTDYSLNAINTALGLSQRTEAELTLLHCFQEPEIDPDEIRVSSAVADETISTEGDFYNKLETISAQFFSKHKQSGTSSFNINCKVIKGFPEDLIPAFSNEEGYDLIVMGTKTKGELIKAALGSITNDIIKASTATVLTVPDGIQLVPEKTNKILFLIESAPEDKESLKRLLEISAPFKVDITAVLHRPLRADKNDIRKMDELRRYCEANFPDREIAYEIITGRSFVKSMESYITENPTDLIAMTRRKRKGLLKLFIQSVTGRFLFGINAPLLIFHS; this comes from the coding sequence ATGATCAGGATACTGGTTCCCCTGAATTTTACCGATTACTCACTGAATGCAATAAATACAGCTCTTGGTCTGTCGCAAAGGACGGAAGCAGAACTAACTCTTCTGCACTGCTTTCAGGAACCGGAGATAGATCCTGATGAAATAAGGGTTTCGTCTGCCGTAGCAGACGAAACCATCTCCACTGAAGGTGATTTCTACAACAAGCTGGAGACAATCTCAGCACAGTTCTTTTCAAAGCACAAACAATCCGGTACCTCATCTTTCAACATAAACTGCAAGGTAATTAAAGGTTTTCCCGAAGATCTTATCCCTGCCTTCAGCAATGAAGAAGGTTATGATTTGATTGTAATGGGAACCAAAACCAAGGGAGAATTGATTAAAGCAGCCCTCGGAAGCATTACAAATGATATAATCAAAGCCTCAACTGCTACAGTACTCACTGTACCGGACGGAATCCAACTGGTTCCTGAAAAGACGAATAAAATCCTCTTCCTTATTGAGTCTGCACCTGAAGACAAAGAGTCACTTAAAAGACTGTTAGAAATAAGTGCTCCTTTCAAGGTTGATATTACTGCCGTCCTTCACAGACCTTTACGGGCCGATAAAAATGATATCAGAAAGATGGATGAACTTAGAAGGTATTGTGAGGCGAATTTCCCTGACAGAGAGATTGCCTATGAAATAATTACAGGGAGAAGTTTTGTAAAAAGCATGGAAAGCTATATTACAGAAAACCCTACAGATCTGATTGCTATGACAAGGAGAAAACGAAAAGGCTTGCTTAAATTATTCATACAATCAGTGACGGGCAGGTTTTTATTCGGGATAAATGCTCCTCTGCTTATTTTTCATTCTTAA
- a CDS encoding 6-phosphofructokinase, which produces MGSKKMRIGILSAGGDCPGINAAIRGVGKTAIVQYDMEVQGIVNGFSGLVETETIELTENLLSGILTLGGTILGTSRLKPFKASVGDEPLDKPGTIKKNYEELGLDALVCIGGNGTQETASLLAKEGLNVVGVPKTIDNDIWGTDVTFGFDTAYHIATEAIDRLHTTANSHKRVMVIEVMGHHAGWIALYSGMSGGGDVILVPEIDYSMESVAECLMERSRVKKPYSIVVVAEGLPKDSKKSAGAYIAKEIRKLTGLETRETILGYTQRGGSPTATDRILATQFGAYAAELIHQRKFGTMVAMRNGAVTSIPLDEVGGKIRLIKPDNKLVEIGRHMGVCFGD; this is translated from the coding sequence ATGGGAAGCAAAAAAATGAGGATTGGAATTCTCTCTGCCGGAGGCGACTGTCCCGGTATAAATGCTGCTATAAGGGGTGTAGGTAAGACTGCTATTGTCCAGTATGACATGGAAGTGCAGGGTATAGTAAACGGATTCAGCGGTCTGGTTGAGACAGAAACAATTGAACTTACTGAAAATCTGCTTTCAGGTATTCTTACCCTAGGTGGAACCATACTTGGAACGTCCCGCCTCAAACCCTTCAAAGCATCCGTAGGAGATGAACCTCTTGACAAACCGGGAACAATCAAGAAGAATTATGAGGAACTGGGACTAGATGCCCTTGTGTGTATAGGGGGCAATGGGACACAGGAAACCGCAAGTCTTCTTGCAAAAGAGGGCCTCAATGTTGTCGGTGTTCCCAAGACAATAGACAATGACATCTGGGGTACTGATGTGACCTTCGGATTTGACACTGCATACCATATTGCAACTGAAGCAATTGACCGCCTTCATACTACAGCCAATTCCCATAAGCGTGTGATGGTTATCGAGGTGATGGGACACCATGCAGGATGGATAGCGCTGTATTCCGGCATGTCTGGCGGTGGCGATGTTATCCTTGTTCCCGAGATAGATTACAGCATGGAGTCAGTTGCTGAGTGCCTGATGGAAAGAAGCCGTGTCAAAAAACCATACTCTATTGTAGTTGTTGCCGAAGGTCTTCCAAAAGATTCAAAGAAGTCTGCCGGAGCTTATATAGCAAAAGAAATAAGAAAACTTACAGGTCTGGAGACCAGGGAAACCATTCTTGGTTATACCCAGCGTGGAGGAAGTCCCACAGCCACCGACCGTATTCTGGCAACGCAGTTTGGTGCTTATGCTGCCGAACTAATACACCAGAGGAAGTTTGGTACAATGGTAGCCATGCGAAATGGAGCGGTAACATCTATTCCTCTTGACGAGGTGGGTGGCAAAATCAGGCTTATTAAACCCGACAACAAGCTTGTGGAGATAGGAAGACATATGGGAGTATGTTTTGGTGACTAA
- a CDS encoding undecaprenyl-diphosphate phosphatase, with translation MNWFEALILGLIQGLTEFLPVSSSGHLELGKGLLGIETEDSLAFTVLVHGATVLSTIVVFRQDIWQLLKGLFRFQWNEETKYFVKIAISMIPIAIVGLFFKDSVEAVFESAAIILIVGLMLLLTAALLAFAYYKKAGDRNISFWDALIIGVAQTIAVIPGLSRSGTTIATGLILGNRRSEVARFSFLMVLVPIIGENLLSLFELGDTQVAASTTPVFVLIIGFISAFIAGLAACKWMVKLVKDGKLIYFAIYCAIIALIAISGYMLG, from the coding sequence TGAAGCACTGATCCTCGGTCTGATTCAAGGACTGACAGAATTTCTGCCCGTCAGCAGCAGCGGGCATCTCGAACTTGGGAAAGGACTGCTGGGAATAGAAACAGAAGACAGCCTTGCATTTACTGTACTTGTGCATGGAGCAACAGTGCTCAGTACCATAGTTGTATTCAGGCAGGATATCTGGCAACTACTGAAAGGGCTTTTCCGCTTTCAGTGGAATGAGGAAACAAAATATTTTGTAAAAATTGCAATATCTATGATTCCGATAGCCATTGTCGGACTGTTTTTCAAAGACAGCGTAGAGGCTGTCTTTGAATCTGCAGCAATAATTTTGATTGTCGGACTTATGCTTTTGCTTACAGCTGCTTTGCTGGCATTTGCATATTACAAGAAGGCAGGTGACAGGAATATTTCCTTTTGGGATGCTCTGATTATTGGAGTTGCACAAACAATAGCAGTAATACCAGGCCTTTCGAGATCAGGTACTACCATTGCAACCGGACTTATTCTTGGCAATCGAAGAAGTGAAGTAGCAAGATTTTCCTTCCTGATGGTACTGGTTCCGATAATTGGGGAAAACCTGCTTAGTCTGTTTGAGCTTGGTGACACTCAGGTTGCAGCAAGCACAACACCGGTATTTGTTTTGATTATAGGCTTTATTTCTGCCTTTATTGCCGGGCTCGCAGCCTGTAAATGGATGGTCAAACTGGTAAAGGATGGTAAGTTAATATATTTTGCCATCTACTGTGCTATAATAGCACTGATCGCCATTTCAGGATATATGTTGGGATAA
- the queA gene encoding tRNA preQ1(34) S-adenosylmethionine ribosyltransferase-isomerase QueA, translating into MKLSKFKYKLPDELIALYPTPNRDESRLMVVHQDTGKIEHKTFKDIIEYFGEDDVLVFNDTKVFPARLYGNKEKTGAEIEVFLLRELNQEQRLWDVLVDPARKIRIGNKLYFGENETLVAEVIDNTTSRGRTLRFLYDGPYDEFKKTLYSLGETPLPKFIKRKVEPEDAERYQTIFARNEGAVAAPTAGLHFSRELMKRLEIKGSRFAFVTLQVGLGNFRSVDVEDLTKHKMDSEQIVITGEAADIINKGKDNKKKICAVGTTVMRTLESSVSTYGHVKPFEGWTNKFIFPPYDFSVANCMISNFHLPYSTLLMMTAAFGGYDLVMKAYKTAVKEKYRFGIYGDAMLII; encoded by the coding sequence ATGAAACTATCCAAGTTTAAGTACAAATTGCCGGACGAACTGATAGCCCTGTATCCCACTCCCAATCGTGATGAATCACGTTTGATGGTAGTACACCAGGATACCGGTAAAATAGAGCACAAGACTTTTAAAGATATAATTGAATACTTTGGGGAAGATGATGTGCTGGTATTCAATGACACAAAGGTCTTTCCTGCCAGATTATATGGTAACAAGGAAAAGACCGGTGCCGAGATAGAGGTCTTTTTACTAAGAGAGCTTAATCAGGAGCAACGCCTTTGGGATGTCCTAGTAGATCCCGCCAGAAAGATTCGTATTGGAAATAAACTGTATTTTGGAGAAAACGAAACACTCGTTGCCGAGGTTATCGACAATACAACCTCTCGTGGTCGTACACTGCGCTTCCTGTATGATGGCCCCTATGATGAGTTCAAAAAGACCCTCTACAGCCTTGGCGAGACTCCTCTTCCAAAGTTCATCAAACGCAAGGTCGAGCCTGAAGACGCAGAGCGTTATCAAACCATCTTTGCAAGGAATGAGGGTGCGGTTGCAGCTCCTACTGCAGGCCTACACTTTAGCAGGGAATTGATGAAAAGGCTCGAGATCAAAGGTTCACGTTTTGCTTTTGTTACACTTCAGGTAGGACTTGGTAACTTCAGGTCTGTTGATGTTGAGGATCTTACAAAGCACAAGATGGATTCAGAGCAGATAGTTATCACCGGGGAAGCAGCCGACATTATCAATAAAGGCAAAGACAATAAAAAGAAGATATGTGCAGTAGGTACCACTGTAATGCGCACACTTGAAAGTTCGGTAAGCACCTACGGACATGTCAAACCCTTTGAAGGCTGGACCAACAAGTTTATTTTCCCACCTTATGACTTTTCTGTGGCCAACTGTATGATATCCAACTTCCATCTGCCTTATTCTACTCTTCTGATGATGACAGCAGCATTCGGAGGTTATGATCTTGTTATGAAAGCATATAAAACAGCAGTAAAAGAAAAGTATCGCTTCGGAATCTATGGGGATGCTATGCTTATTATCTAG
- a CDS encoding DUF4834 family protein, whose protein sequence is MFKVILFFLLLYFLFRFLFRVLIPALLMRKLRKMSSEMNGGERSNASGGQKEGKVTITYKPTDNSGKDKSKEGEYVDFEEVD, encoded by the coding sequence ATGTTTAAAGTAATACTGTTCTTTTTATTGCTTTATTTCTTATTCAGGTTTCTGTTCAGAGTTCTGATTCCAGCCCTGCTTATGCGAAAGCTGAGAAAAATGAGTAGTGAAATGAATGGAGGAGAGAGGAGTAATGCTTCTGGTGGACAGAAAGAAGGGAAAGTAACAATAACTTATAAACCGACTGATAATAGTGGGAAGGACAAATCAAAGGAAGGAGAATACGTGGACTTCGAAGAGGTTGACTAG